From the genome of Geminocystis herdmanii PCC 6308, one region includes:
- a CDS encoding HEAT repeat domain-containing protein, translating into MINSEASITPEIAIENLNQKEDLGLRYYAAWWLGKFRVKTSLAVESLINALEDEEDRAPDGGFPLRRNAAKALGKLEDLRAVEPLIKCFECDDYYVRESSAQALEMLGDSRAIQPLINLLDNAVKDDKLTDYAIEPVIGKPYLHQPYEAIIEALGTLNAKNALNLIKAFLDHPTPKIAYASARAMYQLTNDDTYGEILVTALQGKELQLRRSALMDLGAIGYVKSGEAISKAYAENSLKLIAMKGLLEHQLKLDYQKEELSSDSIHLMDLMDKLL; encoded by the coding sequence ATGATCAATAGCGAAGCATCCATAACTCCAGAAATTGCGATCGAAAACCTAAACCAAAAAGAAGACTTAGGATTAAGATACTATGCCGCTTGGTGGTTAGGAAAATTTCGAGTCAAAACATCTCTAGCGGTGGAAAGTCTGATTAACGCCTTAGAAGACGAAGAAGATAGAGCCCCTGATGGTGGTTTTCCCCTCCGCCGTAATGCGGCCAAAGCCTTGGGAAAACTAGAGGATTTGAGGGCTGTTGAGCCTTTAATTAAGTGTTTTGAATGTGATGATTATTATGTGAGAGAATCCTCCGCCCAAGCCTTAGAAATGTTAGGGGACTCAAGAGCAATTCAACCGTTGATCAATCTTTTAGACAATGCCGTCAAGGATGACAAATTAACTGATTATGCCATTGAGCCTGTCATTGGTAAACCTTACCTCCATCAACCCTACGAGGCGATTATTGAGGCTTTAGGCACACTTAACGCTAAAAATGCCCTAAATTTGATCAAGGCTTTTCTTGACCATCCTACTCCGAAAATAGCTTATGCTTCTGCAAGGGCAATGTATCAGTTAACTAATGATGACACCTATGGAGAAATTTTAGTCACTGCCTTGCAAGGAAAAGAATTGCAACTACGTCGATCGGCTTTAATGGATTTAGGTGCGATCGGTTATGTAAAATCAGGAGAGGCAATTAGTAAAGCCTATGCAGAAAATAGTCTCAAGTTGATTGCCATGAAAGGCTTATTAGAACATCAGTTAAAACTCGATTATCAAAAAGAAGAATTGTCTTCTGATAGTATCCATTTAATGGATTTAATGGATAAATTATTATAG